From the Manihot esculenta cultivar AM560-2 chromosome 3, M.esculenta_v8, whole genome shotgun sequence genome, one window contains:
- the LOC122723214 gene encoding uncharacterized protein LOC122723214, translating to MPTLVALTQVSFVAGRHITDNTIIAQEVIHSMNKLKGKSGWMAIKVDLEKAYDKIRWDFLNDSLLDAGLPSSLVDTIMRCTTSVRMQVLWNGSITDEFRSSREIRQGDPLPSYLFVLGMERLGQSITHAVHDSRWKPISLVKNGEDNIAWKGAKEGAISVSEAYSHMMKASWDDKAAI from the exons ATGCCTACATTGGTTGCTCTGACGCAAGTCAGTTTTGTTGCGGGTCGCCATATCACTGATAACACCATCATTGCCCAAGAAGTCATTCACTCTATGAATAAACTTAAAGGAAAATCAGGGTGGATGGCGATTAAAGTTGATCTTGAAAAGGCCTATGACAAAATTCGTTGGGATTTTCTTAATGATTCCCTCCTTGATGCTGGGTTGCCTTCTAGCCTGGTGGATACTATTATGAGGTGCACTACTTCTGTTCGTATGCAAGTGCTCTGGAATGGGTCCATTACTGATGAGTTTCGTTCCTCACGCGAAATACGGCAAGGAGACCCTCTCCCGTCGTACCTTTTTGTTCTTGGCATGGAAAGGCTGGGGCAAAGCATTACACATGCGGTCCATGATTCTAGATGGAAACCTATTTCGCTTGTGAAGAATG GTGAAGACAATATTGCTTGGAAAGGTGCTAAAGAGGGAGCCATTTCGGTTAGCGAAGCTTACAGCCATATGATGAAAGCTAGTTGGGACGATAAAGCGGCAATCTGA